A genomic stretch from Acidobacteriota bacterium includes:
- a CDS encoding PD40 domain-containing protein: MKRLFGVFVISFLLDGGCRRAKLHDPAVFEHPVGIVADDRTDGKRLFYLTNVSGNIAGLDDRSAEWNAETGYELRRQRWVRALLAERRRACFRQERGGDENTQFFLMDANGANIRELTASPKIRHNFGGWSDDGSKIYYASNKRNPQYFDIYAMTVADGKEEIVYQFDGSNSFAGASSDGRRVIVSRSGTELSLDNNLYLYDTQLKTETLLTPHTDASQFGDVEILPDGDSPLFTSNKDREFAAMVQMDNVWLKGNPMPFLIRPEENWDVEGVTFPENGSHFAYTLNREGFSELRLRKYEVDGKPLITRILARRDHGQASGARHRRRSEFSGDGSSLFYVQFFEAQFGRLAHDLESKSLTQITKSDRAGIDADSFATPELIGFKTFDGREIPAWYYKPRTN, from the coding sequence ATGAAGCGACTTTTTGGGGTTTTCGTCATTTCGTTTTTGCTGGACGGTGGTTGCCGGCGCGCAAAACTACACGATCCAGCAGTATTTGAACATCCGGTCGGCATCGTCGCCGACGATCGCACCGACGGCAAACGCTTGTTCTATCTGACTAACGTATCGGGAAACATCGCAGGTCTGGATGATCGATCTGCCGAATGGAACGCCGAAACAGGTTACGAATTACGACGACAACGTTGGGTTCGTGCGCTACTCGCCGAAAGGCGGCGCGCTTGTTTTCGGCAAGAGCGCGGCGGCGACGAGAACACGCAGTTTTTCTTGATGGACGCGAACGGCGCGAACATTCGCGAACTGACGGCCTCGCCGAAGATCAGGCACAATTTCGGCGGTTGGTCGGACGACGGTTCGAAGATCTATTATGCGTCGAACAAACGCAATCCGCAGTATTTCGACATCTACGCGATGACCGTCGCGGACGGCAAGGAAGAAATCGTTTATCAGTTCGACGGATCCAACTCGTTCGCCGGAGCGTCTTCGGACGGTCGCCGTGTGATTGTTTCGCGCTCCGGCACGGAACTCAGCCTCGACAACAATCTCTATCTCTATGACACGCAGTTGAAGACCGAAACGCTTCTGACGCCGCACACGGACGCGAGCCAGTTCGGCGATGTCGAGATACTTCCGGACGGTGATTCGCCGCTTTTCACCTCGAACAAAGATCGCGAGTTCGCGGCGATGGTGCAGATGGACAACGTCTGGCTGAAAGGAAACCCGATGCCGTTTCTGATCCGGCCCGAAGAAAACTGGGACGTCGAAGGGGTCACATTCCCGGAAAACGGTTCCCATTTCGCCTACACGCTCAACCGCGAAGGTTTTTCGGAACTGCGTCTGCGCAAGTACGAAGTCGACGGCAAGCCGCTGATCACACGGATTCTGGCCCGAAGAGACCACGGTCAAGCTTCCGGCGCAAGGCATCGTCGGCGGTCTGAGTTTTCCGGGGACGGTTCAAGCCTGTTTTACGTTCAATTCTTCGAAGCACAATTCGGACGTCTGGCACACGATCTTGAGTCGAAGTCCCTGACCCAGATCACGAAGAGCGACCGCGCGGGCATCGACGCCGATTCGTTCGCAACGCCGGAACTGATCGGGTTCAAGACTTTCGACGGCCGCGAGATTCCGGCTTGGTATTACAAACCGCGAACCAACTGA
- a CDS encoding NifU N-terminal domain-containing protein, which translates to MPKIADIQETPNPNAVKFILKEPVSCGTSHSFKTPGDAENDKLAESIFDLGDVVSVFLYGQDDHRRKDGRCRLGRYSAGARCFRSARRTRFRRATRKRRRRSAARSAPRSA; encoded by the coding sequence ATGCCGAAAATTGCAGATATACAGGAAACACCGAACCCGAACGCCGTGAAGTTCATCTTGAAAGAGCCGGTCTCATGCGGGACCTCGCATTCGTTCAAAACGCCCGGAGACGCGGAAAACGACAAGCTCGCGGAGTCGATCTTTGACCTCGGCGACGTCGTCTCGGTGTTTTTATATGGACAAGATGATCACCGTCGAAAAGACGGACGATGTCGATTGGGACGATATTCTGCCGGTGCTCGCTGTTTCCGATCCGCGCGGCGGACGCGGTTTCGAAGAGCAACGAGGAAGCGGCGAAGGAGATCAGCGGCGCGATCAGCGCCGCGCTCGGCTTGA
- a CDS encoding NifU family protein, giving the protein MVREIGPFSTSASEPCLASDGGWLEIVGFESKTLKIRYEGACASCRVR; this is encoded by the coding sequence ATGGTTCGCGAGATCGGGCCATTCTCGACGAGCGCATCCGAACCATGCCTCGCGAGCGACGGCGGCTGGCTTGAGATCGTCGGATTCGAAAGCAAAACTCTCAAGATCCGCTACGAAGGCGCTTGCGCAAGCTGCCGAGTTCGTTGA
- a CDS encoding VWA domain-containing protein codes for MIRILVSLLLLFLWCSISFSQAPSPTPPSDDVVKITTTLVQIDVTVTDSKGKIVSDLKAEDFEIFENGQKQEISNFSFFSSVRETVEPVKSIDKIAVPVPPVEIRSDQIRRTIALVVDDLSLSFESAYYVRRSLKKYVDEQMRDGDLVAIIRTSAGIGALQQFTSNKAQLYAAIDKVKWYPLGRGNIGAFAPIEPTTNETLRAAGDDTIADEDIENEKKFLTGFDDFRMLRLPSERLVRCVLSSARWAKLRDENPSSCSPTESGYFLATRKGTTDNYQVFDFMRQLVDLANRASVVFYTVDARGLQTTGINAQDQIVSPSADSIRNAISSRSRELFDTQEGLVFPPAKPAEWRSSTTTT; via the coding sequence ATGATCAGAATTCTCGTTTCACTATTGCTTCTCTTTCTGTGGTGCTCGATCTCATTTTCTCAGGCTCCGTCGCCGACGCCGCCGTCGGACGATGTTGTCAAGATCACGACCACGCTCGTTCAGATCGACGTCACCGTGACCGACTCGAAAGGAAAGATCGTCAGCGACCTGAAGGCCGAAGATTTCGAGATCTTCGAAAACGGACAAAAACAGGAAATCTCGAATTTCTCTTTCTTTTCGAGCGTTCGCGAAACGGTCGAGCCGGTGAAATCGATCGACAAGATCGCCGTTCCCGTGCCGCCGGTCGAGATCCGTTCCGACCAGATCCGTCGGACGATCGCGCTTGTCGTCGATGATCTCTCGCTCTCTTTCGAAAGCGCGTATTACGTCCGCCGGTCGCTCAAGAAATACGTCGACGAGCAAATGCGCGACGGCGATCTCGTGGCGATCATCCGCACAAGCGCGGGAATCGGCGCGCTTCAGCAGTTTACGTCCAACAAAGCACAGCTTTACGCGGCGATCGACAAGGTTAAGTGGTATCCGCTCGGACGCGGAAACATCGGCGCATTCGCTCCGATCGAACCGACCACAAATGAAACGCTGAGGGCCGCGGGCGACGATACGATCGCGGATGAAGACATCGAAAACGAGAAGAAATTCCTGACCGGTTTCGACGATTTTCGAATGCTTCGTTTGCCGTCGGAACGCTTGGTGCGCTGCGTTTTGTCGTCAGCGCGATGGGCGAAACTCCGGGACGAAAATCCGTCATCCTGTTCTCCGACGGAATCCGGCTATTTCCTCGCGACACGCAAGGGCACGACCGACAATTATCAGGTTTTCGACTTTATGCGGCAGCTCGTCGATCTCGCGAATCGCGCATCTGTCGTCTTTTACACGGTCGATGCGCGCGGTTTGCAGACCACCGGGATCAACGCGCAGGACCAGATCGTATCGCCGAGCGCGGATTCGATCAGGAACGCGATCTCAAGCCGCAGCCGCGAGCTTTTCGACACGCAGGAGGGCCTCGTCTTTCCGCCCGCGAAACCGGCGGAATGGCGGTCGTCAACAACAACGACTTGA